The Pleuronectes platessa chromosome 22, fPlePla1.1, whole genome shotgun sequence region tttattttttatatctgaGACTTGTGTTTTACTTGAGTATATGTGTATTACAGCAGTATGTGAGAAATGTAGGTCTTATCCAGTGGGAGGATAAGTACTAAAAATATTCTTATGTTAAAGTACTTCCAAAACAACATCAAAAGTCCATTCTGTATCCTACTAAATCCTATGTAAAAGTACAGGATATTATAAAAAAAGTGAGAAGTTGGGCAGAGACATTACGCCTTTGCATGTAATCTGGTGTAAATATACGCAAACGTATTTTACCCATTTTCATGTAATTTACTTTTATTGGGAGcttgatttgaatgtttttttgtttcattatttctgttttctcaaatttctgttaaaaatgtgtaagaagaagaagaaaaagaaaacaaaaagtatGTAATAAAAGTAAGAAGATGCTACTTGAGAAAGAGGATCACATCTAGTGTAACCAGGGTCTCTGGCAGTCTAAGTCCTATAAATTACCTTATTTTTCCTTAACCTATgcgtaaaataataaattaatcctCTGAACTAAAAGCTCCACTTGTTTTGTCAAGACGCTCTTTTGCAGTGTGAATTGTATAAAATATGTATGAAAGTAGTCACAGTCAAGCCAGTGGGACTTTATTTGAGCTGAAACATCTATTCGGTCTTGTTGTATGCCATGATACAGATCAGACGAGTGTCCATGTCAGAGAGTTTTccaatcttgatgaaaaactgtGTTTCCATTCTACTCAGTATATCTTACTTCTCTCTGACTTACTATATGTTTCTATTCCCCCTCctcttgtctgtgtgtatctCACTTACCGACTGTCACAATGCTCATCAGAGAAAATTTACAATGCATGCAAATGGTTTGAAAGTGATCAGTAAATCACAAAATGTATGCAATATCTGATCTCTAGAACTTTGTTCTGACATCTGATGTAAGAAGAGATAAaccaaaaaacaaaagataaaatctAATGAACTAATTCACATTTTTCAGTGTGGTCTGTAATTAACTGGGGAATAGATAACATTTAAACAAgagtataaaaacaacagatttctCTGTCATTTATACAATAAACTGTTTTCCTACTCTTCAAAACCTTGGGAATGAAATTACTGTGCATCTCAAATGTCCAGCCTCCCTGGGGTCAATTCAATGACCCCTGTAGGTCTGAGGCACCTTATGTCACAACTATACGCAGTGGAAGTTGTTATTAAGGGCTAGGCATAGCTGGCGTGTGGACGTAGATTTATTTTAGGGAGGAACCTCTGCTCTCTGTAAAGCCAAATGTTTTATCACTATCTGATTCTCCAGAAAACTGCCTTCATCTCTTCTGTAAACTCTCACTCTATGTACCTCTACCCAGCATGGCATGCTTCATATCCAGGTTTCCATTAATCATGCCTGTGACTGGTACCATCATGGACCTTCcctctcctactctctctcaTACAGTGATTTCTCaatcctctcctcccctttcctccttattttcatttttttcctttgcGTAATTTCTTTGAACTTCCCCCATGCCTCATCCTTTAAATggaaaatggttttgtatttatatagcgcttttctagtcttgatgaccactcaaagcgcttaacagtacagtttgacattcacccattcacacacacacagtgcatctattcgcagcactttgatattctatGGGGGTTCAgcttcttgcccaaggacactttggcatgcagatgggtcagactggggatcgaactgccgaccttcaggttggagggcgacaaccactctacccctcagccacagccgccctaagAGCTTTTAAGAGACTTTCTATATTCCCTTTAACTCTCAGtaaattttgtttgtgtgtgtgttagtgtggtgGTTTTATTGGTCAGGGCATATCCAAGTAAAAACAACTAACAGAAAGATGCCAAATGGTtttgacacacactgatgctaAGTGATCAAATCAATGATTTTTGCTgtcttttaaatctcttttaaTCTTATAAGTAAGTAGTATGTTTGAAAGtgaatgaatatatatacaGACAGACTTACTGCAGAGCAGGTCTTGCACAGTGGCATTTTATAGCTATTTCTTTGAAAGCATCTGCTACTGCTGCCAAAAGAGATAAAATGAGATTGGTTGGAGATAAAATCAGAAGAAGAATTGGGTTTATCACTACACGTAGTAATTATCATCcaattttaatattaaaatataacaaatataaatttttaaaacaataaatcgttaaattaattaaattaaattaattaaacaccAATCACTTTTTGCATAGTATAGGTCAAGGCTGGTGGATGCTGTACCGACCTTTTCTACTGGGCGTTTTGCCAAAATCTTCAGTTTCAGCACTTTATCTTCTTGTCCTCCTCTATTTATTGTGCAGGACAGGATGCAATGTACAATAACTTGGAAACACCACACCCACGACCACAGCCTGTTTCCAGTGGTCTGTGAACAATTCTTGCCTGACTTCATTCTAGAGAACAATGGCCCTTACCCCCATGCTGTGTTTTTAGACCTTGACACAACTACATTACATCCACACACAGCCACTGGATAATCAGCATACATGGTGACAGATGTTATAGACCTATAACACTTACTCTGATGATTATAGTGGTGTTTTCTCACTAGTTTGAAGTGAACCATATATTTAGCTTTTTGCTTTATAGGCTACAGACTATATCCAGTTTTTTAAGAGTCCTGAATTTGTGTTTCTGgtagttttgttagggatagtATTAAAAGTGACCTTGAGAGTAGTTACTTGAGAGAAAGAATAGTGTCTATTATATAATgtctattattttaataaataataagttTGTATTAAAAATGACCTATCCACATTTTTTGTCACAGACATAGATAGACATTACTATGTCAGAGCAACTATTGTTAAAGAATGCAAGAGCTTTAAAAATACAAAGTATATGAAATAAATAGGTTTTAAACCCCAAAACCAACAATAAGACATTTATGACAGTTCATGGACAGAATTCTCCAAATAATAACTATTCTGAAtgtcaaaaatacatttcaaaaataCTCTTGTCAGAGTGTTATGTGGGCTGGACAGGAGAAATGATAAGGATTCCTATTCAAATATTCAAAGTAATTCACTTTTATTGGGAGCTTGATTTAAtcgtttttttgtttaattatttctgttttctcaaatttctgtttaaaatgcggaagaagaagaagaaaaagaaaacacaaatggttttgtattttgtatttattatgtaaTAAAAGTAAGAAAATGCTACTTGAGAAAGAGCACCACATCTAGTGTAACCCGGGTCTCTGGCAGTCTAAGTCCTATAAATTACCTTTTTTCCTTAACCTATGCTTAAAAGAATAAATTATCCCCTCAATTTAAAGCTCCACTAGTTTTGTCAAGTCGCTCTGTTGCAGTCTAAATTGTATAAAATATGTATGAAAGTAGTCACATTCAAGCCATTGGGACTTTTTTTGAGCTGAAACATCTAGTTGGTCCCTTTGTATGCCTTGATACAGTTCAGAAAACTGACCATGTCAGAGTCCGTccaatcttgatgaaaaactctGTTTTCCCATTCTACTCAACATGCCATGAGATGTTAattttcttccttctctctgaCTCACTATATTAGTGTTGGTCAGATAGCAACATTAAAGtcaagtaaatggtaaatggtttgtatttatgtagCGCATTTCTAGTctagatgaccactcaaagcgcttcacagtacagttttacattcacccattcacacacacattcatacagtgcatctattcgcagcactttgttattctgtaGGGGGCTATTCagagttcagcatcttgcccaaggacacttcggcatgcagatgggtcagaatcgggatcgaactgccgaccttcaggttggaggacgaccaatggttaactttggtgcgcacagatgactcatcattaatttgcacgaattggggacgatcagaaaaatacgatttaaacagGTTAAGGgtggttccattaatgttaattaactgtttgagtctttgtaataaaatttgatggtcaattgtgtcgaatgctgcactgagatctaacagaacgaggaccgacacaagtccctgatctgaggctattaaaaggtcattagtgacttttgccaaggctgtctctgtactgtgattggctctaaaccccgactgaaagtcttcatatatattattttcctggagaaactcacacagctgattggctacaactttttctaagattttaaacatgaaagggagattagatattggcctgtaattggctaaaacctctgggtctagggtgggttttttgagtaggggttgaTGAcatctattttaaaagactgtggtacataacctgatgataatgacagattgataatgttaagtaacgaactatcaattaggggcagaatttctttaagtaattttgtaggaatgggatctaagatacaggttgttggtttagaacctgagattattttggtaaactgatcacggctgatcagagagaagctgtctaagtaatgggtaggattctcaaccgtttctgagatctctgttgttgggagggtattagtgccaattgagggcaggagatggttgatttaatttctaatagtttgaattttatcattaaaaaaggtcataaagatattgctatttagggatcgaggaatactgggttcggtggaggtgtgactctgtcagcctggctacagtgctgaagagaaacctgggaatgtttttattctcttctattagctttgtggagagcctttttatattctttaacactattcttccagtctattagattttcaacatggttgctggagcgccacgtcctttctagttttcttgataattgttttaactcatttgtctgggaattataccacggagctaatttactatgtttgacatttttcttttttagaggcgctattgagtctaacgttaatcgtaatgagtctgcagggctatcgacgaggtggtcgatctcaatggagctcaggacCATGCCTATGTTGATGATAAATAGGACGGTAACCTGGTGGGAGGGTTGGATCTTTGTCTGAATGCTGAAGTGTCTTATCCTGACTAAAATACAGAACCCCAAATTCGGacttgtgtgtgaatgggttaatcaaaaaaattgtatttcactttGAATGGTCCTCAAGACTacaaaagtgctatataaatacagaccatttgcAATTTCAGTCTTCAAGATTCGTTTTAAATCTTTTCGATCTTGTTCATCCTCCTCTTGTGTGACGTGTGACCCCCACCGACCTGAGCTAACGCTGACATATCTGTTTTCAGAGCGTTTGGCACCAATCACTGTTCATGCTGCTATCAGTACCAGTGCTTTTAGCTCACCTACAAATTCCTCACCGCACAgcctgcagaaaacacacagcagcagcagttacaGAGCATGTGAAGCCCTTAGAGAACCAGGTATTTCCCTCAGGAAGGTTGGAGACCAATAACAGAGCTATCTAAGGGGTAGTACTGGACTTGAAATTAGACACAAACACCACCCCATGTGAATTATGTAACTATGCTAAGAGAAAACTGTAATGTTAGACAATTGTTGAATTTGTTTCAAGCTTCCAGCACTGTTcccaataaaatatataaagtgaAGTGAATATGATGCTGTCCTTGACAGAGATGGGTTTGATTTCATCCGACCCATTCAGCAATGAGCTATGGGtaatcttttgtgttttttcctctctccttaGGCATCCTTTTCCACAGTGCATTTGCAGAGATCACTTCAGCGAGTTCTCCTTCTATCACTGCTGGGTCATCGTCTACTAGTGGTGGAGGCACATCATCCAATCTTAACCAGACACAGGCAACAGTTGCAGTCCCCACGGCAAAAATTACTGCTGACAAGGCGACTGCAGAGCCTCACGTTTTAACCCAAACACAATCCCAAACTTCCACCATAAACAACCCATCATCATCTCACATTAGCATCTCTAGTGGCCCTTCCACTGTTGCCCATGCTGCTGCTACCTCAAGCCCCCCAAAGGCTACAATACCAGTTACAACAGTTGCAACAGCTGACAGTGGCGGCACATCAGTGGGATTCCCTAATACGTTCAAAGTACAGACACCTGAAGACGATGTAGCTAGTACAAACTCCAGGACTGAGCCGTCGGTCATTCTAACAAGTCCGTACCATGCAGAAACATCAAATATCCCAACATATCCTACAACAGAGCAAACTCATGCAAACATTACCAAGACGAGTGAAGGAGGTAAGTTTTCCTGTAAATTACACATATTCCAGATAATAACATTCTTACTGACTTGATGATGTCGTGAGGGTTAATGTCAAACTTTGAGAGGCTGTTAATCCATCTGACTGTCCTTGAACTTTCTCAATCATTCATCTGGTAAACCTCCAACTTGTCAGGTTTGTTTCTGAAGTTGGAAGGAAGTGTAGATGTAGACCCTTACCATAACTCTCTTGTTATTTTAAACTACACTTGTTTGATGTCCCTTATAAACTTTGCTGAAAACAGAACAGTGACACTATTTCATAACTTTTGGATGTTGCATAAACAGCGGTTCCTGCAGGTATCAGCCTTTATTTTCAAATCATACTTTGTACTTTATCAATGGTTTTGACAATCTTGCTTATAATTAATAACTCTTGGCCTCCACCTGAATGCACCCAAAACCAGGTAGAAAAACAATTCCGATGTTCAGTTGGGCCAGATAATGAAAAGATATCCTGGGTATATTTTATTTGCTTCTTAGTACAGAATCTTAAAACTCTTCACCCTGAAAGGGTCTTTGGTTGCTTTGGTCATCTGTTTAGGATACCTgcttgcatttctttttttctccgttTGTCAACTCTTGCCCCCCCTGTAGAGTGTTCGCgcccccccactttgagaaccactgctctatACAATAACTCTTTCAGAGCCGTTGCCTCCAGAGGGCTCAGGCCTTCCTCAAAGACTCCTCACAACCCCTCCACGAGCTGCTCACTCTTCTTCCATCGGCCAAACAGGAGcattaaaacagaaacaaggTTCCTGAACAGTTTCCTTCCACCGGCATTTAGACTGCAAAATAGCCGCCCTCTTCGTACTCTGCTGTTATTCCCACATCCTAGACTTGTTTCATATCATCAACTGCCACCTTTTAATAATATAATCAATAACTTTAAAgacaagatttatttttaatctgaataATCACTTTAAGGAAATCTACCTTTAAATGCATAAGACACTATTTGACTTAACTCTGCCATATGTTCATCAATcttcagtcttccccatctgcatgctgaagtgttcTTTGGCAAGAAACTGAACCTCTATAaaggcccctcatagatgttgaatgcactaattgcattcatcatcatcaaaacagCTTATCAGCAATGTATGATCTGTACCTTAAATGAAAATAGTGCTTTAAAATTGTCTGCATATTCTGCTCAAGGCTTAATACATTATACTCCATTTGATCTATCTCATTTCAAGTTTGATAGTCTCTGCCAATCTACCTTAGAGGCTATTGCTTCAATTAAACCAATAAATACTTTTCCTTGGATAGACACCAGCTTAAGGAGTCTTCAAAACACTGTGCAAAACAGCAGAAAGAATAACAGCAGTGTATGCCTCTTTGGCTTGTAAAGACTCCAGTCATGTGTAGTGAGAGCATAGGTACGGTGTGCACAAGCAGGCAGATCGGCTAGTGCAAGTCATTTGCACCAGCAAAAAATGTCATACgattcaaatcaaacaaaaaattgtTGGTCGTGAAataggatttcaacaaatacgATGAAAAAATGTTTCATCAACTAGTCTTGGCAGAGTAAAATGTTCACCACTGTGCACTTGCTCACATGCActctaaactaaactaaactataaacTCTCTTCTTGTGGTCCTACAAATGTTATACCTTCTTCACTTCTAAAAGAGGTTACAGGTGCCATTGGCCCAAGGTTGTTTGTCATAAAAACACACTTCCCTTACTTCGTACTACGTTCCAAATTATTTTGAGCAAGCTGTCTTATCAGCCAGCCTTTATTGAAAAAGTCTAACCTGGATCAATCCCTTTCACATAATTGTCTGCCTATTTATAAGGAGGGCTAAATCAATTCCTCTCTGtattaaacaataacaatacTTTTGACCAGCTCCAGTTCGGGTTCTGCAACTAACACAGTACTGACGCCACTCTtattatgattaaaaataattttactgGTGATTGCTTTATTTAACTGCTACTCATCTTCAGTTTAGCTTTTGACATTGTCAATGATAACATCCTCTCAACAGATTAAATCACTGTGTTAATATATCCAAACCTGCCTTTAAATGGTTTGAGTCATATCTCGCTTATAAAGAACTTTCTGTTTCTACTGGTTCACTTATTTCATTGTCAGCTCTACTGATGTATGGGGCACCCAGGGCTCTATTCTTGGCCCAATTTAGTTTTACTATTATAAGCTTCCATTAGAAACATCAGTAAATTTAGTGGAGCCTGATATCACTGCTTGGTAGAAGATATGCAGTTAGGAATTTAAACGAGTGTGTCACAGATATttagaaattagttttttttttaactctctgCAGCTAAACgaagttaaaaataataatttaggcCCTGACCTTCTAGCAGGCAAAATACAACAATTAGTGGGTCAACTTGCAAGCAATACTTAATCTAAAGCCAGATACCTGGGTATCACATCTGATTCATAACTTAATATGGAAGAACATGTCAATATAAAACGTATTTCTTCTAAGAAATATAGCCAAAATCATATCAGCCCTGTCTTTTTGGACCTAGAAAAGCTTGCAATGAACTGATCCAGTCAATTCAAAGTGTCTCGGCTTCACCCAGTGCCGTTTCGGATTCATTTTGAGAGAGAAGGATTTTGTCAACAGTCCATTGAACTTTGACCCAGAACTCCTCTGTTTGGTTAGTTGTGTATTGTGGTGTAATATAGCTAGATATTGCCTATAGTGGTAGGCTCAGAAGTGGCTACATCATTATctgtggatatttttttatagttGCTGTGTTATTTCTGTTCtaagacacaaagaaaacaatcatTCCAGTTACAACAAACTGGCAGATAGAATTAAGGACCACAGAGACTGGGAAGCCAGGGACCACCAGCACCCCCCAGACTCTGACAACAGGATCTACTGTACCTGAGAACCTAAGTGGAACAACATTACTGCAAACCTCTACTGCCACGACCACAGATCCTCTGCAAAATATATTTCTGGTAAGACATACAATGAGATATAACCAGCAGGTTTGCTTTCCTTTCCTCTACTTTACTTTTGCTGATTTTTATATCCACattgatcattttttaaatcacagtctTTTAATGGAGTCCCGTCCAACTCATAACCATGGTCTCACACAATATTTAGTTTTCACACTTGTTATGAACATCAATTCCACAGCtgtgtaaaatatatttgtcaCTGTTTGCCTCTGTGTCATGTTTGACAATGTGGTCCATGCTTCATCAAAACAGCTTATCAGCAATGTAAGATCTAGTACCTTAAATGAAAATAGTGCTTTAGCATTGTCTGCAAATTCTGCTCAAGGCTTAATACATTATACTCCATTTGATCTATCTTTTAAAGTTTGATAATCCCTGCCAATCTACCTTAAACCAGTAAAAACCTCTCATTGGACAGACAACAGCTTAAGAAGTCTTCAAAACACTGTGGAAAAGAGCAGAAAGAAGGTGGAAAAAGATAAAATTGCAAGTCCAGTATTTCTATATGAAAACCCTCCTAACTCTGGCTCCAGCAGGGTATGCCTCTCCAGTCATGTATAGTGAGAGCATAGGTATGGTGTGCACAAGCAGGCAGGTCGGCTAGTGCAAGACATTTGCACCAGCAAATAATTTCATATGATCCAAATCAAAGAAAATAGTTCGTCTTGAAataggatttcaacaaataagatgaaaaaatgttttatcaacATACCTCTCTACTTTCCTTCTTTGGCTGCCAGTAAAATTCTGCTCAAGACATATTTTTATAGGAAAGCCTTTAATGGCAGTATTTTAACATTGTAGTTTGTAATATTTCCTTATTTTCGTTGTCTTCAGATGtattttgtaaagcactttgtaaccttgttcaGATAAATGCtatagaaataaatatattattattattattattatgatcattattattcaCATTAACATATTGCAACAATGACTCATGAATGCTTTGGACTGACACTTGTGTTTTTCTGACGTTTTTACAGTATTCTCTAAACAGCAGACCTGAGGTAAGGGTTTTCTTCTGTTTGACTTTAGGTGTGTTTTAAACAGTTTATATTTACATGAACATTACACGTGATAATAAAACAATTCGAGCACAGACTCTTATCAAGCCACTGCCATTGTCCTGCTCATGGAGGCAGCCttccatttcattttcactgacagtttttaataaaatattcttAATTTTAAAATTACAGGAATGCACAGGAATCACTGTGCAATAGATCAATTATTAAtaattgatttaataatattttaccATCTTATGCTTTTATGGTGCTGTGGCTTTTAGATCAGTTTCCACTGACTTGTGTTAACTTCTGTTCATCTTGTATTAGTGAGTTAGTTAATGTTAGTGCTAGTTAGTTGTTTGAGTCCTGGTAacacatactgtgtgtgtatctatatCTGACTTCTTTGCACCATACCGCTGCTACATCACAGCACTGGAAGATATTACCTCAGCTATCACCCCTAGCCTTGGCCACATGTAATGTAGTACCTGATTAGTGTTATTGATTGTTTATGGCAAAGTAAGATAAGTGATGTGGTGTTGGATTTATTATGTGCATAGATTTTTACAGATATGTCATTTTGTTATCctcagaaagagaaagacaaggagctggtggagatgtGCAAGCGGCTGATGGCAAATATGCAAGATGGGAACTGCACCCTGATATGGAGGCATAAAAATGGCAAAATACAGTTTGACTGCATGGAAATAAATGGCAAAGGTAAAGAACCCTGGTCccttcattaaatcatatttgctagtttaaatttattttagaaaatgCATACAAATAACTTCAAATTTCCCTTACAGTGAAAACCAGCATCATAACCCAGAATTATGAGGAAATCTCCAAGGTAAGTGCAATCATAGAGATATTTGGTTCAGTGCAAGGAAACAGCCTAATGGTTAGTGCTTCGAATACCTGTGTACTTAAAAGGCAGGACACTTATGGATACttcagtgtgaaaataaatcattctctttttttattttttacttacaGAAACCACCAGATAATAAAACCCTGATAGCCATACTGGCCTCATGTGGAGCCCTGCTCATCATGATCTTTATCCTTGCCATCTGTGCCTCTCACCACCGCAGGTCATACAATGAGAACCAGGTTAGTACTCGGTCAAACTTGTAGACACACTTCGGACTTTCTTGAAAGTCAAAGACAATCCTGGAGTCTGCGTTGATAGAAAATTATTCCCCATCATATGATATCACAGAGGTCTGACAATGATATTATTAGGTCAAAAAATGATATATAGAATAGTAATGCATCGCCTTATTTATATTAGGGTTTCAATCAAATGATCGTCTCGCGTCTCTACAGACTCCTCAAAAAGGACTTTCAGAAAACCAAATATTTACTTCAAAGGCATTGAACTCTTTTGTTAGGATCCCTCACCATGAGATAATCTGAATCTCTCAAGTATGtcacacaagcaaacaaaaacTCAGATCTAACTAAATCTAATGGCTAACTGATAACCTTGCTTTTCAGTTTAGAATAATGTCCCATATCTCACTTTATGGGCTAC contains the following coding sequences:
- the podxl gene encoding podocalyxin, with translation MHLGEGGSRNRTKATMKIMKLMLSLSILFHSAFAEITSASSPSITAGSSSTSGGGTSSNLNQTQATVAVPTAKITADKATAEPHVLTQTQSQTSTINNPSSSHISISSGPSTVAHAAATSSPPKATIPVTTVATADSGGTSVGFPNTFKVQTPEDDVASTNSRTEPSVILTSPYHAETSNIPTYPTTEQTHANITKTSEGDTKKTIIPVTTNWQIELRTTETGKPGTTSTPQTLTTGSTVPENLSGTTLLQTSTATTTDPLQNIFLYSLNSRPEKEKDKELVEMCKRLMANMQDGNCTLIWRHKNGKIQFDCMEINGKVKTSIITQNYEEISKKPPDNKTLIAILASCGALLIMIFILAICASHHRRSYNENQQHLTEELHTVENGYHDNPTLEVMEVQPEMQEKKVALNGEFNNDSWIVPINNLLKEDILDEEDTHL